The genome window TCGCCGCCGCTGAAGAAGGGCGAGTGGTTTATAGCAATATTCGCCGCTTTATTAAGTACATTTTGGGCAGCAACATCGGCGAAGTTTTGACAATTGCGGCCGCACCTTTACTCGGTTTGGGAGGAGTGCCGCTGACGCCCCTGCAAATTTTGTGGATGAACTTAGTAACAGACGGCGTTCCCGCTTTGGCCTTGGCCGTGGAACCGGGGGAACCGAACGTGATGAAAAGGCCTCCTTTCAGTCCGCGAGAAAGTATTTTTGCGCGGGGTTTGGGTTCTTACATGATTCGGATCGGGATTATTTTTGCAATTTTGACGATCGCGATGATGTCCTGGGCTTACGGGTATACCACCAACCCTAACCATGTGGGAGATCCCGAGGCTTGGAAAACAATGGTGTTTACAACTCTCTGTTTGGCACAAATGGGTCACGCGATCGCAGTTCGGTCTAACACTCAGCTAACTATTGAGTTAAATCCCTTCACTAATGTTTTTGTGTGGGGGGCTGTAATTGTGACTACTATTCTGCAATTGATGCTGATTTACGTTCCGCCGCTGAGATCGTTTTTTGGCACTCATTATTTAACGGGATTTGAGTTGCTAGTTTGCCTCGGTTTCAGCGCCCTGATGTTTGTCTGGATTGAAATGGAAAAACTGTTCTTGCGGTTTTACAAATCTAGAAAATAGTGTTAATCATGGCTGACGCTTACTGCTCGATGTTTCCTGATTAGCTAGACCGCTCGCCCGATCGCTATTCTCCACAGTCGCCAGGGTGTAAAACCCCTGGCCCACAGCGAAAGTAATCGCTATGAAGACTAAAGATATTATTCCACAATTAAACATTTATTACTTCGTTATAATGTCATTGCGAGCGCCACTGGTCGCGAAAATTCCAATTGCAAAAAAGGGTCACAATTGCCAACAGGTCAGGTGCGCTCGATCGTGTACCCCACGATGACTGTATTACCAATTACCAATAATTACCAATTACTAATATTATGTATTTGAAAACGCTTCACCTACGGCAGTTTCGGAACTACTTCGATCAAAAAGTAGCGTTTGACGCTCCCAAAACCATTTTAGTAGGAAATAACGCTCAAGGAAAATCTAACTTGTTAGAAGCGGTAGAGTTGCTTTCTACATTAAAAAGCCACCGGGTAGGGCGCGATCGCGATTTAATACTCGACTCAAAGCCGATCGGGCAAATTGATGCTACACTCGAACGTCAAACCGGAGCGATCGACTTAGCTTTAACTCTTCGCTCTGGGGCGCGCCGGATCTGCAAGCTCAACGGTGAACCGCTGCGCCGCCATTTAGACTTTTTGAGCGTCTTAAATGTAGTGCAATTTTCTTGTTTGGATTTGGACTTAGTGCGCGGCGGGCCCGAAGGAAGGCGCAATTGGATCGATCGCCTAGTCATCCAGTTAGAACCGATTTACGCTCACATTTTGCAGCAGTACAACCAAATTTTGCGCCAGCGAAACGCTCTGTTGAAACGTTCTAAAGAAATCAGGAAAGCGGAATTTTCCGAAAGTTTTGACAAGATGCGATTTATCGGATCTGAAACTCCCGAAGACCAAAATATTGCAGAATTCCCAATGCCCAATGCCCCATTCCCCATTCCCAGTTCCCAATTCCCCATTCCCAGTTCGGAATTAGCTTTGTGGGACGCGCAGTTGGCGACAGCGGGCGCTCGCGTCATCCGCAGGCGCGATCGAATTTTGGAGCGGTTGATGCCTTTAGCTCGAAATTGGCACCGTTCAATTAGCGGTTCAGGAGAAGTTTTAGATGTGAAATACGATGCTAATATTGAAGTAGGGGCGGAATTGATCGCTAAAGATAATCTCGAAGGAGTGCGACAAGCATTTTTAGAGAAAATTCAAAAAAGGGCGATCGCAGAACAGTTTCAAGGAACCACTTTAGTCGGCCCCCACCGCGACGACATTACATTTACCATTAACAATACCCCAGCTCGTCAATACGCATCCCAAGGCCAGCAGCGAACTCTGGTATTAGCATTAAAATTAGCCGAATTGCAGCTTATTGAAGAAGTCGTCGGCGAAGCGCCTTTACTATTGCTCGACGACGTACTTGCAGAACTCGATCTGAGCCGCCAAAATCAACTTTTAGAAACAATTCAGGAACGATTTCAAACTCTGATTACTACAACTCACCTAGGTGCTTTTGATGCTCAGTGGCTGCGACAAACCCAAATTCTCTCCGTCGTTGCTGGACAAATCAATCGATTTTAGATTTGAGATTTGAGATTTGAGATTGACAAAAATTCTGTTTTATGGTAATGGTGAAAAAAAATTGAAAAATTGGCATTATTAGCTCCATTCGAGATAGGATAAAGGTTAATTTTGATTGCCGCTTTCGCTGCCATTTTTCTAAACCTTATGAAGCATTACATTTCTCGTCTGTTAGCCCTGGTATTAGTTGTTGTCATCGGCGTAGCGGGCTGTACCAATGTTCCGGCCACTCTGAGTGGAGATTACGGTCAAGACACATTAGCATTAGTGAAGAGCTTGAGAACAGCGCTCACTTTGCCAGAGGGCACGCCGGAAAAAGCAGCCGCTCAAGCCAAGGCTCGCACAAGTATCAACGATTTTTTTGCTGCCTACCGCCGCGATCCCGCTCTTACCAAGCTGGCCTCTTTCACGACAATGCGGACGGCATTAAACTCTTTGGCTGGACATTACAGTTCCTATCCAAACCGTCCCGTTCCTGAAAAATTGAAAAAGCGTCTTGAGTCAGAATTTCAGCAGATTGAAGCTGCTCTTAGCAGAGGAGCTTAATCTCAAAATTTAGGATCGAGGATAAATTTTAATGATTCATCTTTCATCCTTGATATTTGAGTGTTAACAATTTTTAGTAGAAATATCCACTGTTTTTAGCGCCAACTGTATCCAGGCGCTTTTTTATGCAGCATTTAGGGAAAAAATACTGAAAAACGGTTTAATCGCAGAGTTTTATCTTATCCTATCGCCCTTATTGAATTTAAATAGCCGTCAGATAGAATTTGCATTGTGCGATCGACTTGTGCCATAACTAGGTCAACCGAAAAAAGTAGAAAATTTGTAGCTGCTTGTTGAGCGCGATCGCATTTTTGCGCTCGCCACCCAATTTAAACCAGAAAACCCCATTCAATTCTCCCATGAAAATTGCACCAACTCGCATCGCGAATTTTCAACACCAGCGACGCTTTTTCAGTGCGGTAACTGCTGTTTTAACCAGTAGCTTCATCAGCCAGCTTGTTTGGCCGTTTATCGGAAATCAACCAGCTTTGGCCCAAACATCAGCCTATTGCCAATTATCCCAAGAACAGGTCAATCAAAAAGAAGACTTGCGCCGCGCCGCGCTGTCGGGAAAACCGGAATCTCAGCAAGCATATTTTGCTGTTTTGAACAAACACGCGCGGGAAATAGCAGAATGCCGCCAAAAAACTTGGCCCGAAACCCAAGCAATTTGGCTGCGTTTGTATCCCTGCGATGTCAGACCCGGAGAAATCGATCGAGTATTAGACAAAGTTGTGAATAAAGGCTACAACCAAGTCTATATCGAAGTGTTTTACGATGGTCAAGTGCTGCTCCCAGCAGCCGACAATCCTACGGCTTGGCCTTCTGTTTTGAGAAATCGCGGTTACGAGAAATACGATTTGTTAGAAAAGGCGATCGCCAAAGGCAAACAACGAGGTTTAAAAGTTTATGCTTGGTTGTTTACAATGAACTTTGGCTATACCTATTCTCAGCGTCCCGACAGACAGCAAACCCTCGCTATCAACGGTAAAAATCAGACAACTTTAACAGTAGTTCAAGACCCAGGAATTAACGATGACTTAGGAGAAGTTCCGGGCAATCAAGCCTTTATCGATCCGTACAACCCACAAGCACGGCAAGACTATACTTTGTTAGTAAATCAAATAATCAAGCGCCAACCGCAAGGAATGTTATTCGACTACATTCGCTATCTACGGGGCGTCGGGCCTGCTTCAGTTGCTACAAAAGTTCAAGACTTGTGGATTTACGGCCCAGCATCGCAGCAAGTTCTTTTGCAGCGGGCTACCAATCAGCAAGGGCGAGATTTAATTCAGCGGTATTTGACTAAAGGATTTATCAATCCTAATGACGTTCAAGCAGTAGTCAAACAGTATCCAACTGAGCGAGAACCTCTTTGGCAGGGCCGAATTTCGCAGGCGATGTCAGTAGCAACTACAGCTTCTAGAAGTCAGAATGCCGCATCCAGATCTGCCTCAACAACTCCCGCAGCTAACAAGCCAAACCCTGCAAGTCCCACACCAAAACCGACACCGCCGCTTCCCGATACTGGCACTCTGCAAAAAGACCTGTGGAAACTGAGCGTTGCTCACGCAGTCCAAGGGATTTTAGATTTTTTGGGGATAGCAATTCAACCAGCTCAAAGGATGGGAATTCCTGTAGGAGCCGTGTTTTTTCCCACTGCAAATCAAGCGATAAATCAAGGAGGATATGATTCTAGATTGCAGCCTTGGGACACATTTCCGGCTGCTATAGAATTCCACGCCATGTCTTACGGAAATTGCGGGGATGTAAGCTGCATTGTGCCGCAGGTGCAGCGGACAGTAAGTTTAGCGCCTGCAGGAGCAAAAATTATTCCTGCCATTGCTGGAGATTGGGGAAAACCTCTAAAAAATCGGCCGTCTTTGGAGATTCAAATGCGGGCAATTCGCTCGGCGACGCCGCAAATTAATGCGGTGAGTCATTTTGCTTTTGGGTGGCAAGAACCGGAGGATGAAAGGGCGCGGCAAACTTGCCGATTGTAGATATATTTCTGGACGCAAAGGGTGTCATCACCTTGTTTTATGGTCGTCGCAAGAGCATGAAAGGGTAGATTTTTGAGCAATAAACCGGGTTTTATTATCGGAATCAGCGGCGAATCACGATTGATTTGCCTAAGAAAACCCGGTTTTTGCCTAAGTCTTGCTGGAGTAGGATCGACCTTTTGAACAAAAAATAATTTACCAAACTTTCAAGCTGGCAGAACAATCAGGCATAATGAGATTGTTCAAAATAAATCCTATAACTGATGAGTCCCAAAGGCAATAAAAAACGGGTTATTAAAACCGTTATATTTATCGGATTGACCCTCACAATTTCTCTGTTGTCGGAAAACAAAAAAACCGCCAATTCAAATCCGCTAATACCGATCGCACCCGTTGAAAATCCCCCGCCAAACCTCCTGAAACCCCGAAAACTCAAAACACCTCCTTCTCCCTCCCCAACTCCCTCTCCCAAACCTCCCGAACAACCTTTAGTCTTCGCACCGCCGGCGCAATTTCGCAGCCAGATTGTGTATAAAGCCGGTATTAACAACTCAAAAGTTATCGCCCTGACATTTGACGATGGCCCAACGCCTGAAACTTTGAAAATATTAGAAGTTTTGCAGAAACATCAAGTTGTGGGCACATTTTTCTGCTTGGGTGCAAATTTGCGGGAGTATCCAGAAATTGCGAAAAGAGTTGTGCAAGCGGGAAATGCGATCGGCAACCATACTTGGCATCACTATTCTCATAATGTTACCGAAAAAACAGCCTCCGATGAAATAGATAATACTGGTGTTCATATTTATCGATCGACTGGGGCAAAAAGTTTGTTGTTTCGCCCTCCCGGCGGGCGCTTAAATAACGGTTTGGCAGATTACGCTAAAAAGAAAAATTATGTAGTGGTGATGTGGTCGATCGACCCTAAAGACTTTCTGCAACCTCCGGCGGCTGCGATCGCCCGTAGCGTGCTATCCCAAGCTTCAACGGGGGCGATCGTATTGTTGCACGACGGCGGCGGAAATCGCCAGCAAACAGTCGAGGCCCTATCTGCAATTATTCCCAAACTCAAACAGCAGGGATATCGTTTTCTAACCGTGCCGCAATTGCTGCAAATGCAAGTAGCCCAAAAACAACAAACTGCCGATCAAAAATCCCCATAAACAAACATCTCACCAAAATTAACTTACTGGGAATTTCATCTGCGTTCATTTGCGTTCATCTGCGGTTGAAAATCCCAATTATGCTAAACTTATTAACAACCATAAAACCATTTATTAATCATCATGCAAAAACTACAAACAAGAGATATCAACCTCCGCTATCTAATCGATAACTTCGGCTTGCAGCGAGTTCGCAACAGCGAATTTTTCCGAGAATGGCAAGAAAACTTACCCGAAGTAACCGACTCAGAAAAACAATTGCTCGATCGCGTTCAAGACATATACTTCAACTTGGTAGACAACCCGCCTGTATTGGAAAATGCAGTCAAGCTAACAATCATCAGCCCCATTTTGTTTATTGCCGGTCTGTATGAGTCTCCTTTTCAAGTCAAAGCCGAAAAGTCGATCGCCATTCAAGAGGAAGACGAAGGCAGAATCATCGAAGGCAGAATAGATATCCTAATTATGAAAGCAAACTTGTGGGTGACAGTAATAGAATCCAAACAACTTGCTTTTTCCACAGACGAAGCACTTTCCCAACTCCTGACATATATGCTGGCAGATCCCAATCCTGAAACTCCTACTTTTGGGATGATTTCTACAGGTGCTAACTTCTCTTTTGTGAAGTTAGTTAGAGGCGAAACTCCCCAGTATGCGCGATCGGCGGAATTTGTTATTTCCAATCCCGGCAATGAATTGTACCGCGTTTTGCAGATTTTAAAACGCCTGAGTAAACTCCCAGACTAGCAATAAAAGCCATTTTGAGTTATCTTTCAAAGCAGACAATATCTAATATCTCAAATTTCTCTCCTGGTGCGAGCATGGTAAATTACTCTATAGTCGGCGCTGTGGCAATAGGTTCTGTCTGCTGGGCAGAAATAATACGAGACTTTTATCACGTCGCGTCCCATTATTGGGCACCCCTGCAAAAGCTGCACACTTGGCATCACCGCGTTTTCCGCCCGAATTTGACCCCCGTCAGCGAGACAATTTACAAGCAAGCACACTGGCGTCACGACGTGCCCGAAGCTGCGGCGATGATGGTTTTGGGCTTGTTGCTGTGGGTTGTAGCTTATTTTGGGCTGCCGGAATACCACTGGGGCGCAGCAGCCGGTTGTATTTATACTTTAGGCTTTTTGTTGAGCGCGATCGCCCGCGGGATCGGTATCAAAGGTGCAGACAAATTAACCGACATCACCCACCAACCGGGAGACTTCCTGACTCCCCCTGGCAAGTGGTTAGTTAATAAACCTTATCACTGGCGGCACCACTTCGACAATCAAAATGCTTACTATTGCGGTACTTTCACCTTAATAGATAAACTTATGGGTACAGCACTTTCTCTCAAAGGCAAAACTGTAGCCGTCACCGGTGCATCGGGAACTTTAGGGCGATCGCTTCTCAAAAACCTGCACAAAGCTGGTGCAAAAGTTATCGCCCTCACCTCTGGAAATGAGGAAATTACTTTGAATTTAGAGGGCGAAAGTTTACCTGTAAAAACCATAACTTGGCAAACTGGCCAAGAGGCAGACTTAGCCCTATTGTTAGAAAAAATCGATATTCTCGTCATCAATCACGGGATTAACGTACACGGAGAAAGAACAGGAGAAGCGATCGCAAACTCCTACGAAATTAACACTTTTTCCGCGTGGCGGCTGATGGAACTCTTTTTCTTAACAGTCCGCACTAACGAAAACATCGCTTGCAAAGAAGTCTGGATCAACACTTCAGAAGCAGAAGTAATTCCCGCTGTCAGTCCCCTCTACGAACTCAGCAAACGCGCCCTGGGAGATTTAGTCACCCTGCGGCGGCTGGACGCGCCCTGCATCGTTCGCAAACTGATTTTAGGGCCGTTTAAAAGCAACTTAAACCCGATCGGCATCATGTCTCCCGACTGGGTAGCGCAGCAAATTGTCAAACAAGCTAAAGCTGATGTTCGCAATATCATCGTGACAATTAATCCTTTGACTTTTATAGTTTTTCCAATCAAAGAGTTTTTTGTTTCTCTTTACTTCCAAATTTTCAGCCGGAAAGCGATTTCAGAGATTAAAGCATCGGCGGCATCGGAAAAATCTAGCGTTGAATCTAAGATTAATTGACAAACAAGAAACCCGGTTTTTTAGATAAACCGGGTTTCTAACTGGGGATGTAATACCAAATTCGGCTTTAATACCCCTTTTATGCTTTAGTCGCTCTCAGCAGAGACCAAAGTTTGTCTAAGATCGGTTTTAACCGTTGAGTTTTATCTAATTACTAACCTCAGCCATTTCAATGACGCGGCCGTCATAATCCTTGACCAAAAAATTCAGCGGCTTTTCCCGGCGAATTTTATAACTAATGCCGCGAGTTTGTACCCTCATCAATAGCTGATCCAAACAATCGCGATCGAAACAAACGTGACGCTGGCGATTTTTTTCCCCTACACCGGCCCCGCTAATAATGTGCAGTTGGGTATTTTTCATCAACTGATACCACAAACCCTCGGGACTCCCCATTGTTTGAGAGGTCGTTGCCCTCCCGACATTCGGCGACAAATACAGCGGATCGATACCTGTTGTGCCCAAAGTTTGCTCGTAATTGTAGTAGTAGTGCAGCGGCACTTCTGCTACGGGCAGGTTTAGCATACCTTCATAGAACTCCCTCGCTTGTCCGAGATCCGATACCATCACCGTGTGCACCTTCGGAGCACTGGTGAGAAACATCCACATCGCCCCCGCATAGGCGGCCAGCAACATTACCATAATCCCTTGAGTCGAAAACAAGCT of Oscillatoria nigro-viridis PCC 7112 contains these proteins:
- a CDS encoding DNA replication/repair protein RecF; protein product: MYLKTLHLRQFRNYFDQKVAFDAPKTILVGNNAQGKSNLLEAVELLSTLKSHRVGRDRDLILDSKPIGQIDATLERQTGAIDLALTLRSGARRICKLNGEPLRRHLDFLSVLNVVQFSCLDLDLVRGGPEGRRNWIDRLVIQLEPIYAHILQQYNQILRQRNALLKRSKEIRKAEFSESFDKMRFIGSETPEDQNIAEFPMPNAPFPIPSSQFPIPSSELALWDAQLATAGARVIRRRDRILERLMPLARNWHRSISGSGEVLDVKYDANIEVGAELIAKDNLEGVRQAFLEKIQKRAIAEQFQGTTLVGPHRDDITFTINNTPARQYASQGQQRTLVLALKLAELQLIEEVVGEAPLLLLDDVLAELDLSRQNQLLETIQERFQTLITTTHLGAFDAQWLRQTQILSVVAGQINRF
- the psb27 gene encoding photosystem II protein Psb27, whose protein sequence is MKHYISRLLALVLVVVIGVAGCTNVPATLSGDYGQDTLALVKSLRTALTLPEGTPEKAAAQAKARTSINDFFAAYRRDPALTKLASFTTMRTALNSLAGHYSSYPNRPVPEKLKKRLESEFQQIEAALSRGA
- a CDS encoding family 10 glycosylhydrolase, whose product is MKIAPTRIANFQHQRRFFSAVTAVLTSSFISQLVWPFIGNQPALAQTSAYCQLSQEQVNQKEDLRRAALSGKPESQQAYFAVLNKHAREIAECRQKTWPETQAIWLRLYPCDVRPGEIDRVLDKVVNKGYNQVYIEVFYDGQVLLPAADNPTAWPSVLRNRGYEKYDLLEKAIAKGKQRGLKVYAWLFTMNFGYTYSQRPDRQQTLAINGKNQTTLTVVQDPGINDDLGEVPGNQAFIDPYNPQARQDYTLLVNQIIKRQPQGMLFDYIRYLRGVGPASVATKVQDLWIYGPASQQVLLQRATNQQGRDLIQRYLTKGFINPNDVQAVVKQYPTEREPLWQGRISQAMSVATTASRSQNAASRSASTTPAANKPNPASPTPKPTPPLPDTGTLQKDLWKLSVAHAVQGILDFLGIAIQPAQRMGIPVGAVFFPTANQAINQGGYDSRLQPWDTFPAAIEFHAMSYGNCGDVSCIVPQVQRTVSLAPAGAKIIPAIAGDWGKPLKNRPSLEIQMRAIRSATPQINAVSHFAFGWQEPEDERARQTCRL
- a CDS encoding polysaccharide deacetylase family protein, which codes for MSPKGNKKRVIKTVIFIGLTLTISLLSENKKTANSNPLIPIAPVENPPPNLLKPRKLKTPPSPSPTPSPKPPEQPLVFAPPAQFRSQIVYKAGINNSKVIALTFDDGPTPETLKILEVLQKHQVVGTFFCLGANLREYPEIAKRVVQAGNAIGNHTWHHYSHNVTEKTASDEIDNTGVHIYRSTGAKSLLFRPPGGRLNNGLADYAKKKNYVVVMWSIDPKDFLQPPAAAIARSVLSQASTGAIVLLHDGGGNRQQTVEALSAIIPKLKQQGYRFLTVPQLLQMQVAQKQQTADQKSP
- a CDS encoding bifunctional sterol desaturase/short chain dehydrogenase, with translation MVNYSIVGAVAIGSVCWAEIIRDFYHVASHYWAPLQKLHTWHHRVFRPNLTPVSETIYKQAHWRHDVPEAAAMMVLGLLLWVVAYFGLPEYHWGAAAGCIYTLGFLLSAIARGIGIKGADKLTDITHQPGDFLTPPGKWLVNKPYHWRHHFDNQNAYYCGTFTLIDKLMGTALSLKGKTVAVTGASGTLGRSLLKNLHKAGAKVIALTSGNEEITLNLEGESLPVKTITWQTGQEADLALLLEKIDILVINHGINVHGERTGEAIANSYEINTFSAWRLMELFFLTVRTNENIACKEVWINTSEAEVIPAVSPLYELSKRALGDLVTLRRLDAPCIVRKLILGPFKSNLNPIGIMSPDWVAQQIVKQAKADVRNIIVTINPLTFIVFPIKEFFVSLYFQIFSRKAISEIKASAASEKSSVESKIN